A single Lolium perenne isolate Kyuss_39 chromosome 6, Kyuss_2.0, whole genome shotgun sequence DNA region contains:
- the LOC127307564 gene encoding histone H4 — MSGRGKGGKGLGKGGAKRHRKVLRDNIQGITKPAIRRLARRGGVKRISGLIYEETRGVLKIFLENVIRDAVTYTEHARRKTVTAMDVVYALKRQGRTLYGFGG; from the coding sequence ATGTCTGGGCGCGGCAAGGGCGGCAAGGGCTTGGGCAAGGGCGGCGCCAAGCGCCACCGGAAAGTCCTGCGCGACAACATCCAGGGCATCACCAAGCCGGCCATCCGGCGCCTGGCTCGCCGCGGCGGCGTGAAGCGCATCTCGGGGCTCATCTACGAGGAGACCCGCGGCGTCCTCAAGATCttcctcgagaacgtcatccgcgacGCCGTCACCTACACCGAGCACGCCCGCCGCAAGACCGTCACCGCCATGGACGTCGTCTACGCGCTCAAGCGCCAGGGACGCACCCTCTACGGCTTCGGAGGCTAG